TCGACGACGGTGGTTACGATCACGGGCTTGCCGCTAAGCTTCTGCTGGACGTAGCGTTTTAGGTGGATGCGGAGATTTTCTTTAAAAACGGTGCGGTCAGCGATCTGCGCGGGTCTCATCTCTTCGATAGCTTCCGCGACGGCTGAACGAGCGTCCGCCGCAAAGCCGTTCGTAATATCAAGGCCCGCGACGCCGTTCAGCGTGATCTGCGGTTCGCCGACGAGCGTATGTTTGGCTTTGTCAACGGTAACAACGAGGGAGATCATGCCGCCGTAAGCGAGTTTCTTTCTTTCGCGGATGATGTCGTATTCGATCTCTTCCATCGATTCTTCGTCGATGAAGGTTTTGTACAGATCGTGCTTTTCGACGACGCGGGCACCGTATTCGTCGATCTCCAAGACTTCCCCGTTCTCGATCAGAATGATGTCCTCGTCGGCGTAACCCGCAACATGATTCTTGATGAATTCCTTTTGGCGGAACAGCATTCGATATTCGCCGTGAATAGGCACGACAAATTTCGGCTGCGACGCCTCGACCATTATTTTGATGTCTTCCTGCGACGCGTGGCCCGAGACGTGGACGAGCCGGCGTTTCTCTTCGATGATGTTGGCGCCGCGTTTGTAGAGGTGGCCGATCAGACGGCTGATGTTCTTTTCGTTGCCCGGAATGATGCGAGCGGAAAGAACGACGGTATCGCCTTTTGATATTTCTAGCCCTTTGTAAGTTCCTGTCGCAAGTCCCCACAATGCCGCACGCATCTCACCCTGCGAGCCCGTAACCAGATAGCAGATCTCGTCATCGTCGAGAGCACGCGATTCACCAAGCGTCGCCATGCAGCCGCGTGGTATCTTCAGCAGGCCATGGTCAGATGCGATCTCAACGTTTCGCTGCATAGAACGTCCAAGCACGCAGACGCGGCGGCCGAATTCATGAGCAACGTCGAAAACTATCTGCAGGCGGTGCATCGACGAGGAGAACGTAGAAACGAACAGGCGACCTTCCGATTCTTCAAAGATCTCTTCGAACGCCGGAATGACGGCCTGTTCCGATGGCGTGCGTCCCGCTACGGTGGCGTTGGTCGAATCGCAAAGCAGTGCGAGCACGCCTTCGTCGCCGATACGCCGCAGCATTTTAAGGTCGTAGGGTTTTCCAATAACGGGCGTGTCGTCGATCTTGTAATCGCCGGTATGTATCAGCGTGCCGGCGAGCGTGTGGATCGCCAGCGAGAAGCATTCAACTAGCGAATGCGACGCATGGATGAACTCTATATCGAATACTCCGACATTAACGCGATCACCGGCCTTGACGCGGTGCATCAGAACGTCTTCGAGCATGTCGAATTCTTCGAGACGCCGTTCGCAAAGAGCGAGCGTAAAGCGCGAAGAATAAACCGGAACATTGAACTTCTTTAAGATATACGGCAGTGAGCCGATATGGTCTTCGTGGCCGTGCGTGAGGATGATCGCGGTAAGGTCGTCGCGGTATTCTTCGAGAAAATCGAAATTGGGTATCGAAATATCAACACCATACGGCGTTTCCTCCGGAAAGCCCATGCCGGCATCGACGACGATCATTTCACCGCCGTAGCGTATGCCCATACAGTTCATCCCGAATTCGCCGATGCCGCCTAGCGGAATTATTTCGATCTTGCTCACAATTTCCTCTTCGTGCTTTCGAGCCGAAGCGTAATTGTAACATACGGCAATACCGGGCGTGTTTT
This sequence is a window from Acidobacteriota bacterium. Protein-coding genes within it:
- a CDS encoding ribonuclease J is translated as MSKIEIIPLGGIGEFGMNCMGIRYGGEMIVVDAGMGFPEETPYGVDISIPNFDFLEEYRDDLTAIILTHGHEDHIGSLPYILKKFNVPVYSSRFTLALCERRLEEFDMLEDVLMHRVKAGDRVNVGVFDIEFIHASHSLVECFSLAIHTLAGTLIHTGDYKIDDTPVIGKPYDLKMLRRIGDEGVLALLCDSTNATVAGRTPSEQAVIPAFEEIFEESEGRLFVSTFSSSMHRLQIVFDVAHEFGRRVCVLGRSMQRNVEIASDHGLLKIPRGCMATLGESRALDDDEICYLVTGSQGEMRAALWGLATGTYKGLEISKGDTVVLSARIIPGNEKNISRLIGHLYKRGANIIEEKRRLVHVSGHASQEDIKIMVEASQPKFVVPIHGEYRMLFRQKEFIKNHVAGYADEDIILIENGEVLEIDEYGARVVEKHDLYKTFIDEESMEEIEYDIIRERKKLAYGGMISLVVTVDKAKHTLVGEPQITLNGVAGLDITNGFAADARSAVAEAIEEMRPAQIADRTVFKENLRIHLKRYVQQKLSGKPVIVTTVVEV